TTTGCACCTTCTAGACTGTGGTTGGCTGCCCATCCACATTGCACTTCATTACACGCAGGAACTTCATCTGCTTCAAGAACATCATTTAATGTCTTTTCAAGCACATCATGAATTTCATCATGGTCCGTTTGATTCAGAACTGCAAGGTAAAAGCCAGTTTGACAACCCATAGGACCAATATCAATGATACGATCGTGGTGATTGCGGATATTTTCAGCCAACAAATGCTCGATAGAGTGAAGACCAGCCATATCCATATGTTCTTTATTCGGTTGCTTGAAGCGGATATCATACTTTGCGATTTCGTCCCCGTGTTGTCCTTTTGTAATTCCTACAAGACGTACATACGGTGCACGTACCTTTGTGTGATCTAAGTTAAAACTTTCTACATTCATTTGTTTAGCCATGTTTCTTCAGCTCCTTTACCATTTTTAAAATTAATTCAGCAGAATTCTTTGCTGCAACTTTCAAGAATTGATCGAATGACATCGGTGCATCTTTGCCAGCAATATCAGATAATGATCGGATTACGACAAACGGCACATTGAATTGGTGACATACTTGAGCAATTGCCGCAGCTTCCATTTCTGCAGCATGCAACTCTGGAAATTTCCCGCGGATATCTTTCACACGAACAGCATCGTTCATAAAAGAATCACCTGAGGCGATTAATCCTTTAACAATCTTCATATCAGTAACTTCCTTGGCACTTTCCTCTGCGATTTGTACCAATAATGCATCCGGCATATAAAATGCAGGTAATTGAGGAACTTGCCCGTACTCATAACCAAATGCTGTAACATCAACGTCGTGGTGGCGGATTTCGGATGAAATGACGACATCTCCGACATTTAGTTCTGGATTAAAGCCACCCGCAGACCCAGTATTGATCACATAATCTGGTTTGTACAATTGATTTAACAAGGTTGTAGCAATTGCTGCATTTACTTTTCCTATACCCGATCTCAACAACACAACTTCTTGGTCATATAATTGACCTGTATAGAACGTGCATCCTGCTATCGTATTTGTTTCGCAGTCTTCTATTAATTCTTGCATTTGGATTACTTCTTCATCCATAGCTCCGATGATGGCAATTTTCATATTCACATTCCTTTACGTATCTTTTTTGACGGCAGACATTAACCAAACATAACGGTTCAAACGTTCAAATTGAACCTCAAACCCATTCTGAGTGAAAATGTCTGATAATACACCCATTGTCGTATAATATTCCGTTTGAAGATCATGGAGTAAATTTAGATACCCTTGCTTCTTCACCCGATCATGCAATTCTTTCTTAGCTTGTTCATGTTCATATACGGTGTCCGCAAATACAATTTTACCATTGTTACCGAGTAGCTTTCCATAATTATGGATTGCTTTCTCTTTTTCTTCATCTGTTAAATGGTGGAATGCATATGTGCTAACGATCGTGTTGATGGGTACATCTATTTCTGGAAAGGATAGAAAATCACCATCGAGTACTTCCGTATCCGGAAAACGTTCATTTGTTTTTTTCCTCATGCCTGGGGAAGGCTCGACCCCAATCACATTACGCTTTTTTTCAATTAGTGCATTAGTCAAATTTCCCGTACCAACACCAAATTCAAGAACAGTACCTGATGCTTCGCTAGCGACTCTTTCAAGAATTTCATCATATTTCTCAAAAACTTCATGATATTCGTTATCTTTTCCTGAAACTGTCTCATCGTAAGAGTCTGCCCATTCGTCAAAGAGATCAATAAACTCTCTTCCCACATTGTCCACTCTCCTATAATCTAATCTATATTATTCCTATCATTATACTATGAATTAATTTTAATATGGCTACAAGATACCACATAACACACTTTATGGCAATAAATTTAGAATGTTGACAGTGAACCTGTGCACCTACCAATCTAGATCAAGGTCATGGTAAAATATCATGTAGGTACATGTGGTCACTGAGCATTTGCTCGTGAGGGTGCGGAGGAGATCAAATTCGCTTACAGAGCACTCATTAATAGGCATCAATGAAGGTGTGGGAGACTCCTTCTTAGGTACTCAAATGCTGAGTTGGTGTTTTTCAGGGTACGGGAGACCTTAACAAGCACTCAATAGGGCGAAACCGAATACGCACATATTGAATTTAGGAGGTAACTACAAATTGGAATTACAACTAGAATTCATCGAAGATAAAGTAGAATTTTACGAGGCGACAGAAATGGCTAAATTAGAAGCTATCATTCAAGACAAAATTGAGCAAAACAAGGCATTACTCTTGCGGGTCCATCACGTTTCACACCAAGTAAACATAGACCCATCAAGTGGGAAGTGGCTATATTCTGCAGTCGTTCACTTCCGGTATAAAGGATAAACCATTAATGGCTGGCACCGATTGTGTGTCAGCCATTATTGTTTCTAAGACTAAGGTCTGATGAAAAAATAATGCTTGAGCGCATTGTTCCTACGTGTAAACTGGATTAAGATGGAAGAAATAAGAATGACTGATAAGGGAAGGGACTGCAAAAATGAAAACACTTTTGGCTATTTTACTCATATTAATAGGTGGATATTTCATTTTAAACGAAACAAACATAATGACAATGTCCAAATCAAATGGAGAGAAAATTCAATCAGCGGATATGGATCGTGTTGATCGTGTCAGTATTGATGTATCAAGTCTTAAAACGTCCATTGTCCCTGAGAAACGGGAAGATATACGTGCAGAATTGGATGGTAAGGGAGAACTTGAGGTAGACCGAAAAGGAAGTGAGGTTCGGATTAAGTATAGAGATGCCTGGTTCAAC
This Pseudalkalibacillus berkeleyi DNA region includes the following protein-coding sequences:
- a CDS encoding DUF2536 family protein; the protein is MELQLEFIEDKVEFYEATEMAKLEAIIQDKIEQNKALLLRVHHVSHQVNIDPSSGKWLYSAVVHFRYKG
- the mtnN gene encoding 5'-methylthioadenosine/S-adenosylhomocysteine nucleosidase, whose protein sequence is MKIAIIGAMDEEVIQMQELIEDCETNTIAGCTFYTGQLYDQEVVLLRSGIGKVNAAIATTLLNQLYKPDYVINTGSAGGFNPELNVGDVVISSEIRHHDVDVTAFGYEYGQVPQLPAFYMPDALLVQIAEESAKEVTDMKIVKGLIASGDSFMNDAVRVKDIRGKFPELHAAEMEAAAIAQVCHQFNVPFVVIRSLSDIAGKDAPMSFDQFLKVAAKNSAELILKMVKELKKHG
- a CDS encoding class I SAM-dependent DNA methyltransferase, whose protein sequence is MGREFIDLFDEWADSYDETVSGKDNEYHEVFEKYDEILERVASEASGTVLEFGVGTGNLTNALIEKKRNVIGVEPSPGMRKKTNERFPDTEVLDGDFLSFPEIDVPINTIVSTYAFHHLTDEEKEKAIHNYGKLLGNNGKIVFADTVYEHEQAKKELHDRVKKQGYLNLLHDLQTEYYTTMGVLSDIFTQNGFEVQFERLNRYVWLMSAVKKDT
- a CDS encoding S-ribosylhomocysteine lyase gives rise to the protein MAKQMNVESFNLDHTKVRAPYVRLVGITKGQHGDEIAKYDIRFKQPNKEHMDMAGLHSIEHLLAENIRNHHDRIIDIGPMGCQTGFYLAVLNQTDHDEIHDVLEKTLNDVLEADEVPACNEVQCGWAANHSLEGAKVIARDMLAKRSEWKDVFGEE